A region from the Candidatus Binatia bacterium genome encodes:
- the leuB gene encoding 3-isopropylmalate dehydrogenase has translation MVKILGLPGDGIGPEVVEQAKKALEACARRFHFSLAFTEAIVGGAAIDAFHTPLPDGALHLAQSSDAVLLGAVGGPKWDNPRAPVRPEQALLGLRRGLGLFANLRPVRVFPELLDASSLKPDVLRGVDLVVVRELTGGIYFGKPSEQRQGADGREAVDTLIYNEVEITRLLRTAFELARTRRKKLTSVDKANILSSSRLWREIGHEVQREYPDVAYEDMLVDAMAMHLLRRPRDFDVIATENMFGDILTDEASMLAGSMGLLPSASLGQSLNSLGHPRGLYEPIHGSAPDIAGHDAANPLATILSSAMLLRYSLGQPEAADVIEGAVAAVLAEGHRTADIAPPGTRAIGCREMGALVTQRIEQ, from the coding sequence ATGGTGAAGATTCTGGGGTTACCGGGGGACGGCATCGGTCCCGAGGTCGTGGAGCAAGCGAAAAAGGCGCTGGAAGCGTGCGCCCGCCGCTTTCACTTCTCGTTGGCCTTCACGGAAGCTATTGTCGGCGGTGCGGCCATCGATGCGTTCCACACGCCGCTACCCGACGGCGCGCTGCACCTGGCACAGTCCAGCGACGCCGTGCTTCTCGGCGCCGTCGGCGGGCCGAAATGGGACAACCCGCGCGCCCCGGTCCGTCCGGAGCAAGCCTTGCTCGGGTTGCGCCGAGGGCTCGGCCTGTTTGCCAATCTGCGCCCGGTACGGGTCTTTCCCGAACTACTCGACGCGTCTTCCCTAAAGCCGGACGTGCTCCGCGGCGTCGACCTCGTCGTCGTCCGCGAGCTGACCGGCGGGATCTACTTCGGCAAACCGAGCGAGCAACGCCAGGGCGCGGATGGCCGCGAGGCGGTCGATACGTTGATTTACAACGAAGTGGAGATCACGCGGCTCCTGCGCACGGCGTTCGAATTGGCGCGCACGCGACGGAAGAAGCTCACCTCGGTCGACAAAGCGAACATCCTTTCTTCGTCACGGCTGTGGCGTGAGATCGGGCACGAGGTGCAGCGCGAGTACCCTGACGTGGCGTACGAAGACATGCTGGTGGATGCCATGGCGATGCACCTGCTGCGCCGGCCAAGGGATTTCGACGTGATCGCGACGGAAAACATGTTCGGCGACATCCTCACCGACGAGGCATCGATGCTGGCGGGATCCATGGGCTTGCTGCCGTCGGCGTCGCTCGGACAGTCACTCAACAGCCTCGGACACCCGCGGGGCTTGTACGAACCCATTCATGGGAGCGCGCCCGACATCGCTGGTCACGATGCCGCCAATCCGCTGGCCACGATCTTGTCGTCGGCCATGCTGCTGCGCTACTCGCTTGGACAGCCCGAGGCGGCTGACGTGATCGAGGGTGCTGTCGCCGCCGTGTTGGCGGAAGGTCACCGGACAGCGGACATTGCGCCGCCCGGCACGCGCGCCATTGGGTGCCGCGAAATGGGAGCGCTCGTCACGCAGCGTATAGAGCAGTGA
- the ilvC gene encoding ketol-acid reductoisomerase: MKVCGDKDADLKYLQGKTIAIIGYGSQGHAHANNLRDSGTEVVVGLRRDSSSWPKVLAAGLTVKETAEAARLGDVIMMLAPDELGGELYERDVAPGLRSGKYLAFAHGFNIHFRHIVPPPDINVFMVAPKGPGHQVRSEFQKGRGVPCLLAVHQDPSKDSKQVGLAYAKGLGGTRAAVIETSFKEETETDLFGEQSVLCGGLTELIRAGYETLVEAGYTPEMAYFECVHEVKLIADLIYEGGIAGMHSLISNTAEYGDMTRGKKVIGPASRQAMKEILGDIQSGKFAEEWITEYRCGMPHFKELRKEAAKHPIEEVGAKVRALIPWLTPGRSAAPR, encoded by the coding sequence ATGAAGGTTTGCGGCGACAAAGATGCCGACCTGAAATATCTGCAGGGCAAGACGATCGCCATCATTGGGTACGGCAGCCAAGGGCATGCGCACGCCAACAACCTGCGCGACAGCGGCACGGAGGTCGTCGTCGGTCTGCGGCGTGACAGCAGCTCGTGGCCGAAGGTGCTCGCCGCGGGGCTGACCGTCAAGGAGACAGCGGAGGCGGCCAGGCTGGGCGACGTCATCATGATGCTGGCGCCGGACGAGCTCGGTGGCGAGTTGTACGAACGCGACGTGGCGCCGGGCTTACGTAGCGGCAAATACCTCGCCTTTGCGCACGGATTCAACATCCATTTCAGGCACATTGTCCCACCGCCAGACATCAACGTGTTCATGGTCGCACCCAAGGGCCCCGGGCACCAGGTGCGCAGCGAATTCCAGAAGGGGCGTGGCGTCCCCTGTCTGCTCGCGGTGCATCAGGATCCGTCGAAGGACAGCAAGCAGGTCGGCCTCGCCTACGCCAAAGGTCTCGGTGGCACTCGCGCGGCGGTGATCGAGACGAGCTTCAAAGAGGAGACGGAAACAGATCTCTTCGGCGAGCAGTCCGTGTTGTGCGGCGGCCTCACCGAGTTGATTCGTGCCGGCTACGAAACCCTGGTGGAGGCCGGCTACACGCCGGAGATGGCGTACTTCGAGTGCGTGCACGAGGTGAAGCTCATCGCCGATCTCATTTACGAGGGCGGCATCGCCGGCATGCATTCCTTGATCAGCAACACGGCCGAGTACGGCGACATGACCCGCGGCAAGAAGGTCATCGGCCCGGCGTCGCGCCAGGCGATGAAAGAGATCCTGGGCGACATTCAGAGCGGCAAGTTCGCCGAGGAATGGATCACCGAGTACCGCTGCGGCATGCCGCACTTCAAGGAGCTGCGGAAGGAAGCCGCGAAGCACCCGATCGAAGAAGTCGGCGCCAAGGTCCGCGCGCTGATACCTTGGCTGACCCCCGGCCGGTCGGCTGCTCCTCGGTAA
- a CDS encoding aspartate-semialdehyde dehydrogenase, which yields MKKSTYTVAVVGATGLVGSGIVAALQQRHFPIGDLQLYASIRSAGDEVSCGGAMARVEMLERARFDGDDLVFFAAGEQVSAEWMERATESGAIVIDTSPLLAGDPDVPLVVPEVNAADLSAYLNRGIVVSPDPPAVALGVGLKPLHDAAGIVRVVCSTFESVCCAGQAGIEELQRQTVELMNGRSVDNEVFAHRIAFNVLPQVGEFLAGGTSRGELQVAAALRRLLADPSLPVSVTRTCVPIFYGGALSVNVETASKLTATDARDILRAAPGVLLRDDAGTLEYPTPIEAVGHDATLVGRIREDESLNVLDIWMAIDNLRKGAAVNAVQIAELLIRDYL from the coding sequence ATGAAGAAGTCCACCTATACCGTCGCTGTGGTCGGTGCCACCGGTTTGGTGGGCAGCGGAATCGTGGCCGCGCTCCAGCAGCGTCATTTTCCGATCGGCGATCTGCAACTCTACGCCTCCATCCGTTCGGCGGGCGACGAGGTCTCTTGCGGCGGCGCCATGGCGCGGGTCGAGATGCTCGAGCGCGCACGCTTCGATGGGGACGATCTGGTGTTTTTCGCCGCCGGCGAGCAGGTAAGCGCCGAATGGATGGAACGAGCCACCGAGTCGGGGGCCATCGTCATCGACACGAGCCCGCTGCTGGCCGGCGATCCAGATGTGCCCCTCGTGGTACCGGAGGTCAACGCCGCCGACCTGAGCGCGTATCTGAACCGTGGGATCGTAGTGAGCCCCGACCCACCGGCAGTAGCCCTGGGGGTCGGCTTGAAGCCACTGCACGATGCGGCGGGAATCGTCCGCGTGGTGTGTTCGACATTCGAATCCGTTTGCTGCGCCGGCCAGGCCGGCATCGAGGAGTTGCAACGGCAGACAGTAGAACTGATGAACGGGCGCAGCGTCGACAACGAGGTATTCGCGCACCGCATTGCGTTCAATGTCCTGCCGCAAGTGGGAGAGTTCCTGGCAGGCGGCACCTCACGTGGCGAGTTGCAGGTCGCCGCGGCGTTGCGGCGGTTGCTCGCCGATCCGTCACTGCCGGTCAGCGTCACCCGCACCTGTGTACCCATCTTTTACGGAGGAGCACTGTCTGTAAACGTGGAAACGGCCAGCAAACTTACCGCGACCGATGCACGTGATATCTTGCGGGCGGCCCCTGGTGTCCTGCTGCGCGATGACGCCGGAACCCTGGAGTATCCGACGCCAATTGAGGCGGTGGGGCACGACGCCACCTTGGTAGGGCGTATTCGTGAGGACGAGTCGCTCAATGTCCTCGACATCTGGATGGCAATCGATAACCTGCGGAAAGGCGCCGCAGTCAATGCCGTGCAGATCGCGGAACTGCTCATCCGCGATTACCTGTAA
- a CDS encoding phosphatidylserine decarboxylase family protein, producing METSTIPAPSTHRSGLPIAREGYPLIAAALAAAVALWWFTGLVGGTFGTVLLAFVLSFFRDPERLIPSGPDLIVSPADGRVIKVARIQDDRFLHGEATLVSIFMSPLDVHVNRVPITGRVIDLRYNHGKYFRAFADKASLDNEQNAVVMEDEHGRRLCFVQIAGFLARRIVCYLRVGMQADRGQRFGMIMFGSRADLYLPPDTQVCVEVGSRARGGSTVIARWT from the coding sequence GTGGAGACCTCGACCATTCCGGCCCCGTCGACACATCGATCTGGCCTGCCCATCGCCCGTGAGGGATACCCGCTCATCGCCGCCGCTCTTGCCGCAGCCGTCGCCTTGTGGTGGTTCACTGGACTGGTCGGCGGGACGTTCGGCACGGTGCTGTTGGCGTTTGTCCTCAGCTTCTTTCGCGACCCGGAACGGCTCATCCCCAGCGGCCCGGACCTCATCGTTTCACCAGCAGACGGGCGTGTCATCAAGGTGGCGCGCATCCAGGACGACCGCTTCCTGCACGGCGAAGCGACACTGGTGAGCATCTTCATGTCGCCACTGGATGTGCATGTGAACCGCGTACCGATTACGGGGCGTGTGATCGATCTGCGCTACAACCACGGCAAGTATTTCCGCGCCTTCGCCGACAAGGCATCTCTCGACAACGAGCAAAATGCCGTTGTGATGGAAGACGAGCATGGCCGGCGGCTGTGCTTCGTGCAGATCGCCGGGTTTCTTGCCCGTCGCATTGTCTGCTATCTTCGCGTTGGTATGCAGGCAGACCGCGGCCAGCGTTTCGGAATGATCATGTTCGGATCCCGCGCCGATCTCTACCTGCCGCCGGACACGCAGGTGTGCGTCGAGGTCGGCAGCCGCGCCCGGGGCGGCAGCACGGTGATTGCTCGGTGGACATGA
- the truA gene encoding tRNA pseudouridine(38-40) synthase TruA, which yields MRFKFVLEYDGTDYHGWQVQPNGRTIQAVLQAAIVQMTGESTAVVAAGRTDAGVHASGQVISFSLQRMVPAETLLRGLNALTPRDICLRSVAVVSDDFDPRRAARSRLYVYRIWNARWLSPFWRRYAWHVPRQLDDEHMRAAVAHLIGEHDFSSFQAAGCEAKHPVRRVLRSELARSGDLLTYTIAANGFLRHMVRNVIGTLVEVGSGSRSADNLPQLLAARDRRQAGATAPACGLCLTEVNYERADIAAKR from the coding sequence ATGCGTTTCAAATTTGTCCTGGAATACGACGGCACCGACTACCATGGTTGGCAGGTGCAGCCGAACGGCCGGACCATTCAGGCGGTCCTACAAGCAGCGATCGTACAGATGACCGGCGAATCCACGGCGGTCGTGGCTGCCGGCCGCACCGATGCGGGCGTGCATGCTTCCGGGCAGGTGATCAGCTTCTCCCTCCAGCGCATGGTACCAGCGGAGACGCTGCTGCGCGGACTGAATGCCCTGACGCCGCGGGACATATGCCTCCGAAGCGTCGCCGTCGTCAGCGATGACTTCGATCCGCGCCGCGCCGCCCGGAGCCGTCTCTATGTCTACCGCATCTGGAACGCGCGGTGGCTCTCCCCATTCTGGCGCCGCTACGCCTGGCACGTACCCCGCCAGCTAGATGACGAACACATGCGGGCCGCGGTCGCTCACCTGATCGGCGAGCATGATTTCAGCTCGTTTCAAGCCGCCGGTTGCGAAGCCAAGCACCCAGTACGGCGGGTGCTTCGCAGCGAACTCGCTCGCAGCGGCGATCTGCTCACCTACACCATTGCGGCGAACGGCTTCCTCCGCCACATGGTGCGGAACGTCATCGGCACACTGGTTGAGGTTGGGAGCGGGAGCCGCAGCGCAGACAATCTGCCGCAGTTGCTTGCGGCACGCGACCGCAGGCAGGCGGGCGCGACTGCACCCGCCTGCGGTCTTTGTCTTACAGAGGTGAATTACGAGCGCGCTGATATCGCCGCTAAAAGGTGA
- the pssA gene encoding CDP-diacylglycerol--serine O-phosphatidyltransferase has product MTDEGEPTLPARSSATPIRKGVYILPNLITTAGLFAGFYSVIATFRPDFERAAIAILVANIFDILDGRIARLTHSTTRFGIEYDSLADLVAFGVAPGILVYRWALEPWGNWGWLAASLYVACGALRLARFNVQYENAEKRHFVGLPIPAAAELISSIVLLYYYLGGEGPTRGHLVLLLVTYALAGLMVSNLKYFSFKETDLYRRQPFWMLIAIIVLLKLFIAEPQIMLFASFFLYASSGPFRWVFVRGRRLRTQMRRRGRPGDAGPVAPASGHRSDESPAGTPKAARPVGLVGGRWRKTAP; this is encoded by the coding sequence ATGACCGATGAAGGGGAGCCGACGCTCCCAGCCCGCAGCAGTGCAACGCCGATTCGCAAAGGCGTCTATATCCTGCCCAACCTGATTACGACGGCTGGTTTGTTTGCCGGCTTCTACTCAGTCATCGCTACTTTTCGTCCCGATTTCGAGCGCGCCGCCATCGCCATCTTGGTGGCCAACATCTTCGACATCCTCGACGGTCGAATCGCGCGGTTGACGCACTCGACGACGCGATTCGGCATCGAGTACGACTCCCTCGCTGATCTCGTCGCCTTCGGGGTGGCTCCCGGCATCCTGGTGTATCGTTGGGCCCTCGAGCCATGGGGAAACTGGGGCTGGCTGGCGGCGTCGTTGTACGTCGCCTGCGGCGCGTTGCGCCTGGCCCGTTTCAACGTACAGTACGAGAATGCCGAGAAACGGCACTTCGTCGGCTTGCCGATCCCTGCCGCCGCGGAGCTCATTTCCTCAATCGTCTTGCTCTATTACTATCTTGGTGGAGAAGGACCGACGCGGGGGCACTTGGTGCTGCTGCTGGTGACGTACGCGCTGGCGGGATTGATGGTCAGCAATCTGAAATACTTCAGTTTCAAGGAAACCGATCTCTACCGGCGACAGCCGTTTTGGATGCTGATCGCCATCATCGTGCTGCTGAAGCTGTTTATCGCCGAACCCCAGATCATGCTGTTTGCGAGCTTCTTCCTGTACGCGTCATCCGGTCCGTTTCGCTGGGTCTTCGTGCGTGGCAGGCGTTTGCGGACGCAGATGCGCCGTCGCGGTCGTCCAGGAGACGCGGGGCCGGTGGCGCCCGCCAGTGGCCACCGCTCCGACGAATCCCCAGCGGGCACGCCGAAGGCAGCCCGACCGGTTGGTCTTGTCGGCGGGCGTTGGCGGAAGACCGCCCCTTGA
- the ilvC gene encoding ketol-acid reductoisomerase, with product MAIIDFGGTKEEVVMRNEFPMARARKVLKDETIAVIGYGVQGPAQALNMKDNGFRVVIGQSRQFKRDWDRAVKDGWKPGKDLFDMEEAAERGTIIEMLVSDAAQKAIWPAIKKHLKPGDALYFSHGFSIVYRDQTKIIPPKNVDVIMVAPKGSGTSVRRNFLSGAGINASFAVEQDATGRARERCMALGIAIGSGYLFPTTFQHEVFSDLTGERGVLMGALAGIMEAQYEVLRKHGHSPSEAFNETVEELTESLIRLVGENGMDWMYANCSATAQRGALDWKPRFKRAVLPLFNELYQRVATGVETRRVLTACGKPDYQQQLTKELQTMGNSEMWLAGKATRALRPKEAAKKTSKSTKGIGGRASN from the coding sequence GTGGCAATTATCGATTTTGGAGGGACGAAGGAAGAGGTCGTCATGCGGAACGAGTTTCCCATGGCGCGCGCGCGGAAGGTTCTCAAAGACGAGACGATCGCGGTCATTGGATACGGGGTGCAGGGACCCGCGCAAGCCTTGAACATGAAGGACAATGGGTTTCGCGTGGTCATCGGTCAGTCCCGCCAATTCAAGCGGGATTGGGACCGCGCTGTGAAAGACGGATGGAAACCGGGAAAAGATCTGTTTGACATGGAAGAGGCCGCCGAGCGCGGGACGATCATCGAGATGCTGGTGTCCGATGCGGCGCAGAAAGCCATCTGGCCCGCGATCAAGAAACACCTCAAACCCGGTGACGCGCTGTATTTCTCGCACGGGTTCTCCATCGTGTACCGGGATCAGACGAAGATCATTCCTCCCAAGAATGTTGATGTGATCATGGTGGCCCCCAAAGGGTCGGGCACGTCGGTTCGTCGCAATTTCCTTTCGGGCGCCGGTATCAATGCCAGCTTCGCCGTCGAGCAAGACGCGACCGGTCGGGCGCGGGAGCGCTGCATGGCGCTCGGCATTGCCATTGGATCCGGATACCTGTTCCCGACCACGTTCCAGCATGAGGTATTCAGCGACTTGACCGGTGAGCGCGGGGTGTTGATGGGTGCGCTCGCGGGCATCATGGAGGCGCAATACGAGGTCTTGCGGAAACATGGCCACAGCCCGAGTGAGGCGTTCAACGAGACGGTCGAGGAGTTGACGGAAAGTCTGATCCGGCTCGTCGGTGAGAACGGTATGGACTGGATGTACGCCAACTGCTCCGCCACGGCGCAACGCGGGGCGCTGGACTGGAAGCCGAGATTCAAGCGAGCGGTGCTGCCGCTCTTCAACGAACTCTACCAGCGCGTGGCGACTGGGGTGGAGACACGGCGCGTGCTCACCGCGTGTGGCAAGCCCGACTACCAGCAGCAGCTCACCAAGGAGCTGCAGACCATGGGCAACTCGGAGATGTGGCTGGCCGGCAAAGCCACCCGCGCCCTGCGCCCGAAGGAAGCCGCAAAGAAAACCTCGAAGTCAACGAAGGGAATCGGCGGCAGAGCCTCCAACTGA
- the ilvN gene encoding acetolactate synthase small subunit, producing MRHTISVLVENEFGVLARVAGLFSGRGFNIESLTVAETLDPTVSRITLVTRGDDQVLEQIEKQLNKLVSVIKVIDFADSPHVEREMALVKVTADEKTRAEVMNIIDIFRGKVIDVGPRSYILELTGDEGKIQAVLELLTPLGIREIVRTGKVAMHRGMNLLTAQGKDKAA from the coding sequence ATGCGGCACACGATTTCGGTGTTGGTGGAAAACGAGTTCGGTGTTCTCGCTCGCGTTGCTGGGCTGTTCAGCGGCCGCGGTTTTAACATCGAAAGCCTCACGGTAGCGGAAACCCTCGACCCGACCGTGTCGCGCATCACGCTGGTCACTCGCGGCGACGATCAGGTCCTCGAACAGATCGAGAAGCAGCTCAATAAACTGGTATCCGTAATCAAGGTGATCGATTTCGCCGACAGCCCGCACGTCGAGCGCGAGATGGCTCTGGTCAAAGTGACCGCGGACGAGAAAACCCGGGCCGAGGTCATGAACATCATCGACATCTTCCGCGGTAAGGTCATCGATGTTGGCCCACGCTCTTACATCCTCGAGCTTACCGGCGACGAAGGCAAGATCCAAGCTGTCCTCGAACTCCTCACTCCGTTGGGCATCAGGGAGATTGTGCGCACCGGTAAAGTCGCCATGCACCGCGGCATGAACCTGCTCACCGCGCAAGGTAAAGATAAGGCCGCATGA
- a CDS encoding 2-isopropylmalate synthase: MTHDQDTIQIFDTTLRDGEQSPGATMNVEEKLLIGRQLEKLRVDVIEAGFAASSLGDFESVARVAQAVTTPIVLSLARTREADIARAIKSVEKAKRPGIHIFIATSDIHLKRKLMMSRQEVVDAACWAVQYAKKYIDHIEFSAEDASRSDRDYLTQVFGEVIKSGAVVLNVPDTTGYAVPEEYGALFRYLVANTPGGDLVTWSAHCHNDLGMAVANSLAAAGNGARQIECTINGIGERAGNASMEEIVMAIHTRKDFFNLRTNIVTEQIYPASRLLAQVTGLTVPANKPIVGDNAFAHEAGIHQDGVIKDTLNYEIMQPASVGISSNKLVLGKHSGRHAFADRLKQLGVELYEVDMNKAFERFKALADLKKSVYDEDLIAIVTEEAVRVPDQFELLELNVTSSNRTLPHAAVRLRVGAAECRDEADGDGMVDACYKAISKITGISPKLERYAVKAITGGTDALGEVSCLINHEGFTATGQGAHTDIIQASALAYLNALNKLQYRRTHYQQVREGGP, encoded by the coding sequence ATGACCCACGACCAGGACACTATACAGATTTTCGACACCACCCTGCGCGACGGGGAGCAGTCGCCAGGTGCGACCATGAACGTCGAGGAGAAGCTGCTGATCGGACGCCAGCTCGAGAAGTTGCGCGTTGACGTGATCGAGGCAGGATTTGCAGCATCCTCGCTGGGGGATTTCGAGTCCGTCGCCCGGGTCGCACAGGCAGTGACCACGCCGATCGTGCTCAGTCTGGCGCGCACTCGCGAAGCCGACATTGCGCGCGCCATCAAGAGTGTGGAGAAGGCCAAGCGGCCCGGCATCCACATTTTCATCGCCACCTCCGACATTCACCTCAAGCGCAAGCTGATGATGAGCCGCCAGGAAGTCGTCGACGCCGCGTGCTGGGCGGTGCAGTATGCGAAAAAGTATATCGACCACATCGAGTTCTCGGCCGAGGACGCCTCGCGCAGCGATCGGGACTACCTGACGCAAGTCTTCGGTGAGGTGATCAAGAGCGGTGCGGTGGTTCTCAACGTTCCCGACACGACCGGGTATGCGGTACCCGAGGAATACGGCGCCCTCTTCCGCTACCTCGTCGCCAACACGCCGGGCGGCGATCTGGTTACCTGGAGCGCCCACTGCCACAATGATCTCGGCATGGCTGTCGCCAACTCTCTGGCCGCCGCTGGCAACGGCGCCCGACAGATCGAGTGCACCATCAACGGCATCGGGGAGCGCGCCGGCAACGCCTCGATGGAAGAGATCGTCATGGCGATTCATACGCGCAAGGACTTCTTCAACCTGCGCACCAACATCGTGACCGAACAGATCTACCCCGCCAGCCGTCTGCTCGCGCAGGTCACCGGCCTGACGGTTCCAGCCAACAAGCCCATCGTCGGCGACAACGCCTTCGCCCACGAGGCCGGCATCCACCAAGATGGCGTGATCAAAGATACGTTGAACTATGAGATCATGCAGCCGGCATCGGTAGGCATCAGTAGCAACAAGCTGGTGCTCGGCAAGCACTCCGGCCGTCACGCCTTCGCCGACCGGCTCAAGCAGCTCGGGGTCGAGCTGTACGAGGTCGACATGAACAAGGCCTTCGAGCGCTTCAAGGCGCTGGCCGATCTGAAGAAGAGCGTGTACGACGAAGACCTCATCGCCATTGTCACCGAAGAAGCGGTACGGGTCCCCGATCAGTTTGAGCTGCTCGAACTCAACGTCACGTCATCCAACCGGACGTTGCCGCACGCGGCGGTCCGCCTGCGCGTCGGCGCGGCGGAATGTCGAGATGAAGCGGACGGCGACGGCATGGTGGATGCCTGTTACAAGGCGATTTCGAAGATCACCGGCATCAGCCCCAAGCTCGAACGCTATGCGGTAAAGGCGATCACCGGCGGTACCGACGCGCTGGGTGAGGTGTCGTGCTTGATCAACCACGAGGGCTTCACCGCCACCGGACAGGGCGCGCACACCGACATCATCCAGGCCAGCGCCCTTGCCTATCTGAACGCCCTCAATAAGCTGCAGTATCGGCGCACGCACTATCAGCAGGTGCGTGAGGGGGGGCCATGA
- the tsaB gene encoding tRNA (adenosine(37)-N6)-threonylcarbamoyltransferase complex dimerization subunit type 1 TsaB, with amino-acid sequence MRILGLDTATRRASVGLRIDGQVVFEKSQVAEGSHAVSLLALIDEVLRTGGCAARDLDAVAVSGGPGSFTGLRVGLCVAKGLTYATGARLIAVPTLEALARTVTDRNGAICALLDARKGELYAACFETSRGSLKRLTDDLLLSPEALLEKLPRPCVILGDAVAAYGSFLQSRLGPCATLLPSDSHGPRGGVVAAMGEERLEAGQPDAVSHLEPVYIRPCEAELKSP; translated from the coding sequence GTGCGTATCCTCGGTCTGGATACAGCGACCAGGAGGGCGAGCGTAGGATTACGCATCGACGGCCAAGTCGTCTTCGAGAAATCCCAGGTCGCTGAAGGCAGTCATGCCGTTTCGCTCTTGGCACTCATCGATGAAGTGTTGCGAACCGGCGGCTGCGCTGCGCGCGACCTTGACGCCGTGGCGGTTTCGGGTGGACCGGGGTCGTTTACCGGGCTTCGTGTTGGTCTGTGTGTTGCCAAAGGGCTCACCTACGCCACCGGCGCGCGCCTGATCGCGGTGCCAACGCTCGAAGCCCTGGCACGCACCGTTACCGATCGGAACGGCGCCATTTGCGCCCTGTTGGACGCCCGCAAGGGGGAGTTGTATGCGGCATGCTTCGAAACGTCTCGCGGCAGCCTGAAGCGTCTCACCGATGACCTGCTGCTGTCGCCCGAAGCACTGCTGGAGAAACTGCCCCGGCCATGCGTGATCTTGGGCGATGCGGTCGCGGCCTACGGCTCCTTCTTGCAGAGCCGGCTAGGCCCCTGCGCCACGCTGCTGCCCTCCGACTCGCACGGACCCCGTGGCGGGGTGGTTGCGGCGATGGGTGAGGAACGACTGGAGGCTGGACAGCCAGACGCTGTTTCGCACCTTGAGCCGGTCTACATCCGTCCCTGCGAAGCGGAGCTGAAATCGCCATAA
- a CDS encoding DUF465 domain-containing protein gives MEKKDEELIHTLLPSDEELKRHYEEHLALERRLAELHRRPYLTAEQEVEKKHIQKLKLSGKDRIMEILEKHRGTAGRASAG, from the coding sequence ATGGAAAAAAAAGACGAAGAGTTGATTCACACGTTGCTGCCCAGTGATGAGGAACTCAAGCGGCATTACGAAGAGCATCTGGCGCTGGAGCGGCGCCTAGCGGAATTGCACCGACGGCCGTACCTCACCGCGGAACAAGAAGTCGAAAAGAAGCATATCCAGAAACTCAAACTGAGCGGGAAAGACCGCATCATGGAGATCCTGGAAAAACACCGCGGCACAGCCGGAAGAGCCAGCGCGGGGTGA